From the genome of Streptomyces spinoverrucosus:
GGCGAGACCCGGACGTACTCCTTCGAAGCCATGACCAAGGCGGTACGGCTCATCCTCGGCGGCGCCCGGTTCATCTGCACCAACCCGGACGAGACCGGCCCCTCCGCCGAGGGCCCGCTCCCCGCGACCGGCGCCGTCGCCGCGCTGATCACCCAGGCCACCGGCCGCAAGCCCTACTTCGCGGGCAAGCCGAACCCCCTGATGATGCGCACCGGCCTCAACACCCTCGGCGCCCACTCCGAGACCAGCGCGATGATCGGCGACCGGATGGACACCGACGTGCTGGCGGGCATGGAGGCCGGCATGCAGACCTTCCTGGTGCTGACCGGCCTGACCCGGCCCGAGCAGGTCGAGGACTTCCCTTACCGGCCGTCGCAGGTCGTCGACTCGATCGCGGAACTCGTGGACCGCGTCTAGCCGCCGCAAACCATCCGCCGGGCATATCGGGGCGAAACCCACCCGTACGGAGCAGTCCCGCCCCCGCTGAGGATGCGGGGGCGGGTCGTGCGGGGGAGTCTCCAGGTATCTGGAGGTTCACGATGGGTTCACTGCGACTCACTCTCTGTACGGGCGTCCTGGCCGCCACCGCCACCCTCACCCCGGCGGCCCACGCGGCGGACGACGGTGTCTCGGTCAGCCCTTCCACCCCGGCGCCCGGCAGCGATGTCGCGCTCCGGGTGACCGGCTGCACGGGCCGGACCGGCCTCGCCGCCTCGCCCGCCTTCATCGCCGACGTCCGCCTCAGTGGTGCGGACGGCGTGCTGACCGGCGAGACCCGCGTCCGCTCCTCGCTCCGGCCGGCACAGTCCTACGAGGTCAAGGTCACCTGCGACGGCGCGGACGGGCCCAAGTCGATCACGACACCCCTCACCCTCGCCGGTGCCCCGGCGTCCGGTCCGGACCTCGGCTCCCCGTCCGCGTACGCCTCCCCGGTCGCCCCCGTCAAGGCGGGCGGCGGCGGCACCGCGGGCCTCGCCGCGGCGGACACCCGCGACACCGGCCCCAACCCGGCGCACGCGGTCATCGGACTGATCCTCGTCGGCGCGGCCGGGGTCGCCGTCGTCGTGCTCGGCAGCCGCCGGAGCGGCAGGACGGGTTGACCGATCATGTCCGACCGGGAACGCTCCGTCGGCACCTGGCGGCTCGTCATGGGCGTGGTCTGGGCGCTGCTGCTGCTCGGGCTGTGGCTGTGGGGCCGCGAGGTCACCGACGTACGGCACGGGATCGCCGCGCCCACCACCGGCGACATGGCGGCGGCCGGCCGCCCGCCCACCGCCGACCTGCCGCCCCCCGCCGAACCCCTGACCGGCGCGCTGCCCCAGCGCCTCGACATCCCCGGCCTCGGCGTCCAGGCGCCGGTCGTGGCCCGCGGGCTCGACCCGCAGGGAGCGGTCGATCCACCGCCGTACGACCAGCCGGCCGTCGTCGGCTGGTACGCGGCCGGCACCAAGCCGGGCGCGGTCGGCACCGCGCTGATGGTGGGCCACGTCGACACCGAGACCCGCCCCGCCGTCTTCTACAGGCTCAGCGCCCTGAAGCCCGGCGCCACCGTCCGGGTCGTCCGCGACGACGGCAAGGTCGCCGAGTTCACCGTCGACGACGTCTTGGTCCTCAGCCGCGACCACTTCGACGCCCAACAGGCCTACGGCGTACGCAAGTCCGGCCGGGCCGAGCTGCGGCTGATCACCTGCGGCGGCACCTTCGACCGCACCACCCGCAGCTACACGGCGAACGTCGTCGTCTCGGCCTACCTCACCCGAACCGGCCTGTAACAGCTCACGGCCAAGCCCGGCGGCGGCCTCGTGGGGGCAGCGCGACGTATGTCAGGATTGGGGCCGATACCAGTGCACCCAAGGGGGAGTTGGATGTACGGCAGCAGGGGGGCGGCCGGAATGCGGGCGACCGCGGCGGTGCTGGGGGCGGCACTGCTGATCGCGGGTTGCTCGTCCGGCGACGGAGACGATGACGGGGACGGCGGCGACAAGGCGGGCGGCGCCGGGATCACCCAACAGCCCAAGGACGCCGCCCCGTTCTGGGTCAACCCGGACGGGAACGCGGCCCAGCAGGTCGCCGACTATGTCAAGGACAACAAGAAGACCGAGGCCGACCAGATCCGCAAGATCGCCCAGCAGCCGACCGGTGAGTGGATCGGCCCGGAGAACCCCGAGCAGGAGGCGCGCGGCTTCACCGAGGCCGCCGCGAAGGCCGACCGTACGGCCCTGCTCGTCCTCTACAACATCCCGCACCGCGACTGCGGCCAGTACTCGGGAGGCGGCGCCGCCGACGGCAACGCCTACCGCTCCTGGATCGACGGCGTCGCCCGGGGCATCGGCGACCGCTCCGCGACGGTGATCCTGGAACCGGACGCCGTGCTGCACCTGGTGGACGGCTGCACGCCGGGCGAGTTCCACGAGGAGCGCTACGCCCTGCTCAAGTACGCCATCGACAGGCTCAAGTCCCAGCAGAACACCAAGGTCTACCTGGACGCGGGCAACGCCGGCTGGGGCCACCCCGACCAGATCTTCGAACCCCTGAACCGCGCCGGCATCACCCAGGCCGACGGCTTCTCGGTCAACGTCTCCAACTTCTACTCCACCGAGGACTCCATCGCCTACGGCAAGGAACTCTCCGCCAAGGTCGGCGACAAACACTTCGTCATCGACACCAGCCGCAACGGCAACGGCCCCTACACGGAGGGCGACCCCAACGAACGCTGGTGCAACCCTCCGGGCAGGGCCCTGGGAGAAACCCCGACGACAAAAACAGCCGACCCCCTGGTGGACGCCTACCTCTGGATCAAACGCCCAGGAGAATCGGACGGCGAATGCAAGGGCGGCCCGAGGGCAGGCGCCTGGTGGCCCGACTATGCCCTGAAACTGGCGCGGGGCTCAACGACCTAGGGGCGCGGGGAACTGCGCGACAAGCCACAGCGCTCCCGCACCCGAGAACGAACCCGCGGGAGCGCTACGGCACCCGAACCCACTGCGCTTGCGACGGCGTCCCCTGATCATCAACCACAAACATCATGTACCACCCACCCTGCACCAGATTCCGATTCCCCGGCACGGTCACGGTCACCTTGTCGCCGGCCACACTGAAGTCCAACGCAATGGACCGCTGATCCACATCCGTCACATGCGTCGAAGCGCTGGGCCGAATCAACCGCACCTTCTTGACAGAAGACGCGTGCTTCGAGGTGAACGCCCCCGACTCGCCGCGCGCAATGGTCCGCGGCCCACCCGACAACGAAGGCTGAGCCCCCCGATACAGATACGGCGGCGTATAAATCTCGATCCGCTGCTCGAACTTCGCCGGCTTGGTGTTCGCCGCATCCCCGAACAACGAGTCCGACCCGAAGAACATCACCCGCCCGTCGGGCAAAAGAATCGACCCCGAGTGATAGTTCCGCCCCACCAACGGGTCGGCAACCCGCTGGAGTTCATTGCGCTCAGGGTGATACAGCCGCGCCTCAAGGATGTTGGAGTCGCTGCGCCCGCGATAGTCCTCCGAGCCGCCGGATACCAGCACACTGTCGTCCGGCAGCACCGAGGCCTGCGGATACCGGGTGCCCTTGCCCAGTGACGGCCCGTCCACGAATCGAGGATCATCCGCCGTCAGATCCACGATCCGCGTCTTGTCGCTGGACAGCTTGGACTCGCCGACCCCACCCCCACCGATCACCATGTACTTCTCGTCCTGCGCGGGCGGAAGCAGCACGGAGTTCGCGGTCTCCAGCATGTTCGCGTCGCTCATGCCGGGCACCTTGGTGAACTTGTTGGTCTCCACGTCCCAGATCCCCGGATCCCGGCCCACGTCGTCGGGCCCGTACCCCGCGTTCGCCCCGGAGTAGAAGATCTTGCCGTTCTGCATCAGGAACAGCGCCGGATACGTCGGGAACTGCCGCTCCTTCTCGGTGTAGCTCCACTCCTTGGTCTCCGGGTCGAAGATCTCGTTCTTCCCCGGCACCAACTGCCCGATGTCGTCCAGCCCGGACACACTGAGGATCCTCCCGTCGCTCAACGTGGTGAGCGTCGGATACCAGCGGGCTTCCTTCATCGGATCGACCTTGATGTACTTCTCCGCGACCGGGTCGAACTCGTAGGCGTCCCGGATCCCCTGGAAGTCCTTCTTGTCCAGCGCCAGCTTCTGCGCGATGCCGTAGGTGTTCCGCGCGTCGGCGCCGGTCAGCCCCTGCACACGGTAGTTGTCCTGCGTGCCGGTCTCGTACTTCGCGCCTTCCCGCGCGGCCTCCACATAGATCCGCCCGAACCCGGGGTCGTTGCGCAGGAAACGCCCGGTCTTCTTGTCGAAGACCTTCTTCGCGCGCGGCACCAGCACCGGGTCCTTGGAGACGAACGTCTTGCCGTTCTCCTTGCCGGTGAACTTCGTGCCCGCGGGCAGCGTGATCGGCTTGTCCGGGTTCTCGTTGTAGACGATCATCAGGCCGCCGGCCTTCTTCACGTCACCCTTGAGCTTCTCGTACCGCTTGGTGCCGCCCGCGATCAGCAGATTGCCGTTCGCCAGCTGCGTATGGCCGGTGCAGAACAGGTCGTTGGGCGTCGGGATCTTCTTGATGGTGTCCTTGACCGGGTCCCACAACCGAGTGTCGAACTTCTTCGCGTCGAAGTTGTCCTGGTTGTTGCCCGACCCGGCCACCAGCAGGATCTTGCCGGTGTGCAGCAGCGCCGCGTGAATGGTGTTCTGGCGGTACTCCTCCGGGAACTCGACGATTTCCCAGCGGCCGTTCTCCGCTTTGTACTCGGGTCTGTTGATCTGGTACTGGTGGTACTTCTCGGTCCCGACCTGATGGAGCCACGGCCCGTTCATTCCGGCCAGCGCGAGTACCACCGCCGTGCCTATCGCGAGTCGACGGGCGCGGCGGCGTCTGGCACGGTCGTTCATTCCTTACGCCCCCCAAACCCACCAAGGGCGATCTGCATGGTCTGGTCGTCGCCCCCGTTCGACGCCACCCATGTGGGCCGCGGCTGGGGGACGTGCGGCGCGTACGGCGCGGCCGCCGAGTGCGCCGGTGTCGGAGTGGGCACCGCGTCCTGCGGCTCCGGCGGGCTCTGAGCGGCGGGCTTCTTCCTCGCCTGCCGCAGCTCCCAGCGCCAGGCGAAGACCGGGAACGCGGTGATCAGCATGGCGAACGAGGCCCAGATGACCATGGCGGGGTGGGAGTGGCCGAAGTAGTAGCCGGCGGCTATCGAGCCGCCGAAGATCAGGATGAAGTACCAGTGGTACCGGAAGGTCCCGAACCAGCGGTCCGGGCTCGCCGAGTCGCCCTTGGGCGTGACCACGAACTTGCTCTTGCGCCGCAGCGCCGAGTCGATCAGCGCCTTCGCGTACAGCGGCGCCGACAGCGCGGACATCACCATGCCGGCCACCCCGCCGGAGCCCTCCGGCTCGTGCGGCGAGACGTTGTGGCGGCGGTTCCAGACGTACAGGCCGATCTGCAGGGCGGAGGCGTTGCCGTAGAGCATCAGCCAGACCGCCGGGTCGATGTTCACACCCGAGGCGCCGAGGCCCAGGAACAGCGCGCAACTCAGCGCCGCGAGGATCCAGTTGAGGGCCGACATCGGGTAGAAGATGATCATCATCGTGTAGTTGAAGAGCTTGGTCGGCGGCAGCGTGAACCAGCCCTTCCAGTACTGCTTGAGGATCGTCTCGTACGTGCCGCGCGACCAGCGCATCTGCTGGGTGAAGAAGTCCGTCCAGGCGCTCGGGCCCTCACCGACGGCGAGCACGTCCGGCGTGTAGACCGAGCGCCACTTGCGGCCCGTGGCCGGGTTGCGGTGCCGGTGGATCTCGAACCCGGTCGCCATGTCCTCGGTGATCGAGTCGTACAGCCCGCCGATCTGCTTCAGCGCCTTGATCCGCACCGCGTTGGAGGTGCCGACGAACATCGGGGCGCCGTAGCGGTTGCCGGCGCGCTGGATCAGCGCGTGGAAGAGGAACTGCTGCGACTCGGCGGCCTTGGTGACGAACGTGTCGTAGTTGCCGTACACCTGCGGGCCGATCACGAAGCCGACGTCCGGGTCGCGGAAGAAGCCGAGCATCCGCTCCAGGTAGTTGGGCAGCGGTACGTGGTCGGTGTCGACGGACGCGAAGAAGTCGTAGTCGTCGCCGTGCGCGTCGAGCCAGGCGTTGTAGTTGCCGTGCTTGGTCTTGGCGCGGTGCGGGCCCTTGGCCTGGTTCCACTTCGCGATGCCCTTGCGGGAGAAGTGGTGCACGCCGAGCCGGGCGCAGACCTCCTTCACCGCCGGGTCGTCGCCCTCGTCGAGCAGCCAGACGTGCATCAGACCCCGGTGGCGGATCCGCACCGCCGCCTC
Proteins encoded in this window:
- a CDS encoding HAD-IIA family hydrolase, producing MAERKPIESWLTDMDGVLIHEGVPIPGADAFIKKLRESGKPFLVLTNNSIYTPRDLHARLSRMGLDVPIENIWTSALATAKFLDDQRPGGSAYVIGEAGLTTALHDIGYILTDHEPDYVVLGETRTYSFEAMTKAVRLILGGARFICTNPDETGPSAEGPLPATGAVAALITQATGRKPYFAGKPNPLMMRTGLNTLGAHSETSAMIGDRMDTDVLAGMEAGMQTFLVLTGLTRPEQVEDFPYRPSQVVDSIAELVDRV
- a CDS encoding glycosyltransferase family 2 protein → MTSTPTGARQNFDPSQTTQLRAPSHRTGSITGALRRLRKTLPRYDYEHYSRLAGPLTEPDPDRPYKVRYRSLISQEPHRVRVALMLAAAPLLSLVLLVWLLQPAHWTERDYPAYDFLPALDVVMLVSIGLIEFFRCMNVLSNAHATLVARDPIPVVPQTGTRVAFLTSFVPGKEPLEMVTKTLEAAVRIRHRGLMHVWLLDEGDDPAVKEVCARLGVHHFSRKGIAKWNQAKGPHRAKTKHGNYNAWLDAHGDDYDFFASVDTDHVPLPNYLERMLGFFRDPDVGFVIGPQVYGNYDTFVTKAAESQQFLFHALIQRAGNRYGAPMFVGTSNAVRIKALKQIGGLYDSITEDMATGFEIHRHRNPATGRKWRSVYTPDVLAVGEGPSAWTDFFTQQMRWSRGTYETILKQYWKGWFTLPPTKLFNYTMMIIFYPMSALNWILAALSCALFLGLGASGVNIDPAVWLMLYGNASALQIGLYVWNRRHNVSPHEPEGSGGVAGMVMSALSAPLYAKALIDSALRRKSKFVVTPKGDSASPDRWFGTFRYHWYFILIFGGSIAAGYYFGHSHPAMVIWASFAMLITAFPVFAWRWELRQARKKPAAQSPPEPQDAVPTPTPAHSAAAPYAPHVPQPRPTWVASNGGDDQTMQIALGGFGGRKE
- a CDS encoding kelch motif-containing protein; translated protein: MNDRARRRRARRLAIGTAVVLALAGMNGPWLHQVGTEKYHQYQINRPEYKAENGRWEIVEFPEEYRQNTIHAALLHTGKILLVAGSGNNQDNFDAKKFDTRLWDPVKDTIKKIPTPNDLFCTGHTQLANGNLLIAGGTKRYEKLKGDVKKAGGLMIVYNENPDKPITLPAGTKFTGKENGKTFVSKDPVLVPRAKKVFDKKTGRFLRNDPGFGRIYVEAAREGAKYETGTQDNYRVQGLTGADARNTYGIAQKLALDKKDFQGIRDAYEFDPVAEKYIKVDPMKEARWYPTLTTLSDGRILSVSGLDDIGQLVPGKNEIFDPETKEWSYTEKERQFPTYPALFLMQNGKIFYSGANAGYGPDDVGRDPGIWDVETNKFTKVPGMSDANMLETANSVLLPPAQDEKYMVIGGGGVGESKLSSDKTRIVDLTADDPRFVDGPSLGKGTRYPQASVLPDDSVLVSGGSEDYRGRSDSNILEARLYHPERNELQRVADPLVGRNYHSGSILLPDGRVMFFGSDSLFGDAANTKPAKFEQRIEIYTPPYLYRGAQPSLSGGPRTIARGESGAFTSKHASSVKKVRLIRPSASTHVTDVDQRSIALDFSVAGDKVTVTVPGNRNLVQGGWYMMFVVDDQGTPSQAQWVRVP
- a CDS encoding glycoside hydrolase family 6 protein translates to MYGSRGAAGMRATAAVLGAALLIAGCSSGDGDDDGDGGDKAGGAGITQQPKDAAPFWVNPDGNAAQQVADYVKDNKKTEADQIRKIAQQPTGEWIGPENPEQEARGFTEAAAKADRTALLVLYNIPHRDCGQYSGGGAADGNAYRSWIDGVARGIGDRSATVILEPDAVLHLVDGCTPGEFHEERYALLKYAIDRLKSQQNTKVYLDAGNAGWGHPDQIFEPLNRAGITQADGFSVNVSNFYSTEDSIAYGKELSAKVGDKHFVIDTSRNGNGPYTEGDPNERWCNPPGRALGETPTTKTADPLVDAYLWIKRPGESDGECKGGPRAGAWWPDYALKLARGSTT
- a CDS encoding class F sortase, which codes for MSDRERSVGTWRLVMGVVWALLLLGLWLWGREVTDVRHGIAAPTTGDMAAAGRPPTADLPPPAEPLTGALPQRLDIPGLGVQAPVVARGLDPQGAVDPPPYDQPAVVGWYAAGTKPGAVGTALMVGHVDTETRPAVFYRLSALKPGATVRVVRDDGKVAEFTVDDVLVLSRDHFDAQQAYGVRKSGRAELRLITCGGTFDRTTRSYTANVVVSAYLTRTGL